TCTGAGTCCCGCTTGTCGGCGTCGGCGTCGCCGGTCGCCCGCGTCACCGGCGTGCCCACCTCGCCCGCGACCTCGCGGACCACGTCGAGCGCCTCGCCCTCGCAGGCGGTCACGAACGGGGCGTCGGGCCGGGCGATCCGGGCCTTCGTGCGGGCGATCTCGCCGACCGTGTCGCCGAGGACCGCGGTGTGTTCGAGGGAGACGTTCGTGATCGCGGTCGCGACCGGGTCGACCGCGCTCGTCGCGTCGTACTCGCCGCCGAGCCCGACCTCCAAGACGGCGACGTCGACCTCGCGGCGGGCGAACTCGCGGACCGCCATCGCCGTGACGACCTCGAAGAAGGTGAGCGGCTCGCCGGCGGCCGCCCGGTCGATCAGCCACGGGCGGACCTCCTCGACGAAGTCGGCGACCGCGGCCTCGGTCATCTCCCGGCCGTCGACGCGGACGCGCTCGGTGAGCGCCGAGAGGTGCGGCGAGGTGTACAGGCCGACCGAGAGTCCGGCCTCGCGCAGGACCGACTCCGTCAGCCGCGCCGTGCTGCCCTTCCCGTTCGACCCCGCGACCTGGACGAACGGGACGTCCTCCTGCGGCGAGTCGAGGTGCGCGAGGAGCGCCTCGACCCGCTCCGTGCCGGGCTTGACCGAGAAGCGGCGGAGGTCGAAGAGGAACGCCGCCGCCTCGTGGTAGTGCATACGCCGTGGGTCGGCTCCGCGTCGCTTAGGCGTAACGGACCGAAACGGCGTGGCGTTCGACGGAGGTTCGTACCGCGCGGTCGGTGTCGGAGACCCGACCCCGAAGCCCCAGTCGCGATGACTCGCGCGCCTCGCTGCGCGCTTCAGTCGTTCGCTTCGCTCACTCCTTCCAGTGCTTGCGTCGGTGTGCTTCGTCCTCGCGACTGCCCCTTCGAGTCCCGCCCCGCACAGCACCTCACACCTCCCCAACCTCGTCGGCGGCTCCCGGTGGTCACCGCCGACTCCCTCGCGCGCGCTGTCGCCGGCGCTTCGCGCCGGCTACCAGAGGGACCTTCGGTCCCTCGCGGCTCGCGGCCGCCTTCGGCGGCGCGCTCGCAGGCACGCGCCGGGTGGAGTTGTCGGGTCGCGGAGCCGAAGAGCAACCCTTACGCGCGCGGCTCCCGGACCGGGGTTCATGGACGAACCGACAGCCGAGGCGGACGCGTCGAGCGCGTTGGCCGCGGCGTCGTCGACGGCGGGCGACGGCGGTCCCGGAGCCGAGACCGCGGTCGTCGCCGAGGGCGTCCGGAAGGCGTACGGCGACGTCGTCGCGCTCGACGGGATCGACCTCGACGTCGCGGCCGGCGAGGTGTTCGGGCTCATCGGCCCGAACGGGGCCGGGAAGACGACGCTGGTGCGCGCGCTCACGGGCACGACAGAGGCCGAGGGCGACCTGCGCGTCTTCGGCGAGTCGCCGCGGGACGTCGAGCCGAGCCGGATCGGGCTGCTTCCCCAGTCGTTCGACCCGCCCGCGCGGCTCACGGCCCGCGAGCTGGTCGACTACTACGGCGGGCTGTACGACGCCGCCCGCGACACCGAGTCGGTCCTCGACGACGTGGGGATGGCCGACGACGCCGACGCGTGGTACGAGACGCTCTCGGGCGGCCAGAAGCGCCGAACCTGCGTCGCGACCGCCGTCGTCAACGACCCCGACCTCCTCTTCCTCGACGAGCCGACGACCGGGATCGACCCCGCCGGCCGACGGGCGATCCACCGGCTGATCGAGCGGCTCGCCGCGGACGGCACGACGGTCTTCCTCACGAGCCACGCGATGGACGAGGTCGAGCGGCTCGCCGACCGGGTCGCGATGCTCCGCGACGGCCGTGTCGTCGCCGGCGGCGCGCCGGACCGACTGATCGCCGAACACGGGGGCGCGCCCCGGCTCGACGCCGAGACCGCGGAGGCGGCGACCGACGGCGTCGTCGAGCGCGTCGCCGCCGGGGTCCGCGACCGGCTCGGGGACGACCCGACCGTCGCGGCGACGGACGAGGGGATCCGGGTCCGGGGCGTGCGCCCGGAGGCGATCGGCGACGCGGTCGGCGCGCTCGACGACGCCGGCGTCGCCTTCGAGTCGCTCTCGTGGTCCGAACCGTCGCTTGAGGACGTGTACCTGCGTCTCACGGGCGAGGAGTACGCGAGAGACGGGGGAGACGGGGCGGTCGAGTCGGTCGAGTCGGCCGCGGCGGTCGAGTCGGTCGGGCCGGTCGCGACGGACGACGAGGTGGGCGACCGATGAGCCGGATCGGCCGGATCCGGACGGAGGCCGTCGCCGCGGCGCGCTCGTTCACCCGCCGCCGGACGGCGGTGTTCTTCACCTTCTTCTTCCCGGTGATCCTGGTCGTCATCTTCGGTGCGCTGGTGCGGACCCAGCCGACCGGCGGGGGGCTGTTCGCCGAGCCCGCGGGCTACTACATCCCGGGCTACCTCGCGGTCGTGGTCCTGTTCACGCCGCTGTCCCGGGTCGGCTCGGAGATCGCGCGCCACCGCGACGGCGGCCGGTTCGAGAAGCTCGCGACCACCCCGCTCTCCCGCGCCGAGTGGCTCCTCGCGCACACGCTCGTCAACGTCGCGATCATCGGCGCTGCGAGCCTGCTCATCCTCGGCCTCGTGCTGGCGGTGACCGACGCGACGCTCGTCGTTTCGCCGGCGCTCGCGGCGCTCCCGGCGTTCGTCGCGGTCGCGGTCGCGCTCTTCTGCGGCCTCGGCGCGGTCCTCGGCGCGGTCGCGGACTCGCAGGACGGCGTGATCGCCGCGAGCAACACGGTCGCGCTCCCCCTGCTGTTCCTCTCAGAGACGTTCGTCACGCCGGCGCTGCTGCCGGCGTGGTTCCTGCCGGCGGTCGCCGCCTCGCCGCTGACGTACTTCGCCCGCGGCACCCGCGCGATCACCTACGAGGGCGGCGCGTGGGCCGGCGACCTGCTCGTGTTGACCGCGCTCGCCGCCGGCTTCCTCGCGGTCGGCGCGTACGCGGTCCCCCGAACCGAGTGACCGCGCGGGGGTCGCCGCGGAACCGTCCATTTATGTCCGCAGCCTCCGTCTCCGTGACACGAGAGGGAGAGCGTTGACAACCGTTCACTTCACCTGTACCGACTGCGCGCAGACCATCGAGGTCAACGACGCGATGCGCGAGACGATCCTCGAGACCGGCTGTCCGGTGTGTACCGCGGCCGCGACGGAGGAGGATTTCGCCGTGACCTGCGAGTAGCCGTCGCGACCGCCGCGGAACCCCCGACGGTCGCCGCCCGTTGACACACCGCATCCGGTTGCTGTGGCTTTTTGCGTCGACCGCGACAACGACGGGCCGATGACGCCCGAACTCGACGAGATCGATCTCGGAACCGTGCCGCTCGGCCGAACCGGCCTGCGGACGAGCGAACTCCAGTTCGGCACGTGGCGGTTCGGCCGCGTGACCGAGGCGGGGAACGTGGAGATCGACGAGGAGCGCGCCCACGAGCTGCTCGACGCCTACGAGACCGCCGGCGGGCGGTACATCGACACCGCCGACGTGTACGGCGGCGGCGACTGCGAGCGGTGGATCGGCGACTGGCTCGCCGAGCGCGACCGCGAGCGCTACACGATCGCCTCGAAGGTGTACTGGCAGATCCGCGACGGCGACCCGAACAGCCGCGGCACGAACCGCAAGAACGTCCGGCACCGCGTCGACGCCCTCTTAGACCGGCTCGACACCGATTACATCGACGTCCTCTACATCCACCGCTGGGACGACGAGACGCCCGCCCGCGAGCTGATGAAGACGCTGAACGGCCTCGTCGAGTCCGGAAAGGTCCACTACCTCGGCGCGTCGACGCTCCGCCCGAACGCCTGGAAGGTCGCCCGCGCCAACGAGATCGCGCGCAGCGAGGGCTGGGAGCCGTTCAAAGTGCTCCAGCCGCGGTACAACCTCGTCGACCGCGAGATCGAGGGGGACTACCTCGAGTTCGCGCGCCAGCGGAACCTCGCCGTCTCCCCGTGGAGCCCGCTCGGACAGGGGTTCCTGACCGGGAAGTACGACCGCGACGAGGACCTCCCCGAGGAGTCGAAGGCCGCCGAGTCGAGCCGCTTCCAGGAGGCGTACCTCACCGAGGAGAACTTCGACGTCCACGACGAACTGGACGCGGTCGCCGACGAGGTGGACGCCTCGCCCGCCCAGACCGCGCTGGCGTGGCTCGCCCACCGCGACGGCGTCACCGCGCCCATCGTCGGCGCGCGCACCGTCGACCAGCTGCGCGAGAACCTCGCGGCCGCGGCGATCGACCTCTCCGACGAGCAGGTCGATCGCCTCACCGCCGCGAAGCCCGGTCCGTACGACGAGCTGTAGAGACCGACGCGCTCGGAGCGTCCGCGACGCCTACCGCTCCGCGCAGTACTCGACGAAGTTCCGCAGAATCCGCAGCCCCGTCTCGCCGCTCTTCTCCGGGTGGAACTGCGTCCCGAACACGTTGCCGGCCTCGTTGGCGACGACCGCGGGGAAGTCGACGCCGTAGTCCGCCGTCGCGACGACCGCGTCCGGATCGTCCGGCTCGGCGTAGTAGGAGTGGACGAAGTAGGCGTACTCGCCATCCACACCGTCGACGAGCGGGTGATCGCGCGCGACCGCCAACTCGTTCCAGCCCATGTGGGGCACCTTGCGGTCCACTTCGAACCGGACGTTGGTTCCGGGCACCAGGTCCAGTCCCGTCACCTCGCCCTCGCCCTCGTGGTCGGCCTCCTCGCTGGACGTGAGGAGCATCTGCATCCCGAGACAGATACCGAACAGCGGACGGCCCGCCTCGGCGTGGTCGGTCAGCGCCTCGCGCAGCGGGCCGGCGTTCTCCATCCCCTCGCGGAACGCGCCGACGCCGGGGAGGACGACGCCGTCGGCGGCCGCGAACGCCTCGGGGTCGTCGGTGATCTCCACGCTGGCCCCCGCCCGCTCTAACCCGCGGGTCGCGGAACGGAGGTTCCCGAGGCCGTAGTCGACTAAGACGACGTCCGCCAGCGTCTCCGCGGGCGGCTCGAAGGTGCTCATACGTCCCCTCGGAGGGGGACGGAAAAGTCGGTTTCCCTTGCTGCGGTCGCGCCGCGCGGACCGAAGAGGGGAGCGCGAGACGCGCTCAGGTCACTTCAGCGCCGCCTCGGCCATCCGCTGCGGGAAGCCGAGGAGGAGCGCCACGATCCCCTGCGCCTCGTCGCCCTCGCGGAGCGTCGACCGGATCCGCTGGGAGAAAATCTCCACGGAGATGATCAACACGAGGATGACGAGGATCGTCGCCATCATGTTGGTGAACGCGAACAGCCCCTGCTGGACCGAGAGCACCTGTCCGAGCCCGCCGCCGCCGATGATCCCGAGCGAGACGGCGATCCGGACGTTGATCTCGAAGATGTACAGCGTCCACGCGATGAACGGCGTCGTCACCTGCGAGAGCATGCCGAAGGTGATCGTCTGCGGGCGGTTGGCCCCGGTCGTCTCCATCGCCTCGATCGGGCCGTCCTCGATCTCCTCGAGTTCGTCCGTGAACAGCCGCCCGAGGTTGCCGACGGTGTCGGTGGCGATGGCGAGCGTCGCGGTGACCGGGCCGATCCCGCCGAGCGGGATGTAGATGAGCCCCCACACCAGCGCCGGGATGGCGCGGATGGAAGACATGAGCCCGCGGAAGATGAAGTTGAACGGGAACGGCGTGACGCGACCGGAGCCGAGGATCCCGAACAGCAGCGCGAGCGGGAACCCCATCACGGTGCCGGCGAAGCCCATGGCGAGCGTGATGCCGGCCTCGCCGAGCAGCGGCGTGTCGCCGCCGAGACCGCCCCAGATCAGGTTCCGTTCCTGGATGAACGTCCAGTAGTCGACGAAGCCGCTCGGGTCGATGAACGGGAACGACGACGCGAGGAACGGGAAGAAGTCGCGGAGCGCGTTCAGGAAGTTCGGGAAGTAGTTCGGGAGGTTCGCCTCGAAGAAGCCGACGGAGGTGAGCGCGTAATAGAACACGCCGGCGAGCAGGAGCAGGCCGACGCCGAACACGAGCGCCTTCACCCGCCGGGCGAGCGCGATCGCCTCGTAGCGCCGGGT
This genomic stretch from Halorubrum hochsteinianum harbors:
- a CDS encoding ABC transporter ATP-binding protein, whose translation is MDEPTAEADASSALAAASSTAGDGGPGAETAVVAEGVRKAYGDVVALDGIDLDVAAGEVFGLIGPNGAGKTTLVRALTGTTEAEGDLRVFGESPRDVEPSRIGLLPQSFDPPARLTARELVDYYGGLYDAARDTESVLDDVGMADDADAWYETLSGGQKRRTCVATAVVNDPDLLFLDEPTTGIDPAGRRAIHRLIERLAADGTTVFLTSHAMDEVERLADRVAMLRDGRVVAGGAPDRLIAEHGGAPRLDAETAEAATDGVVERVAAGVRDRLGDDPTVAATDEGIRVRGVRPEAIGDAVGALDDAGVAFESLSWSEPSLEDVYLRLTGEEYARDGGDGAVESVESAAAVESVGPVATDDEVGDR
- a CDS encoding ABC transporter permease, with product MSRIGRIRTEAVAAARSFTRRRTAVFFTFFFPVILVVIFGALVRTQPTGGGLFAEPAGYYIPGYLAVVVLFTPLSRVGSEIARHRDGGRFEKLATTPLSRAEWLLAHTLVNVAIIGAASLLILGLVLAVTDATLVVSPALAALPAFVAVAVALFCGLGAVLGAVADSQDGVIAASNTVALPLLFLSETFVTPALLPAWFLPAVAASPLTYFARGTRAITYEGGAWAGDLLVLTALAAGFLAVGAYAVPRTE
- a CDS encoding DUF7560 family zinc ribbon protein; translation: MTTVHFTCTDCAQTIEVNDAMRETILETGCPVCTAAATEEDFAVTCE
- a CDS encoding aldo/keto reductase, which produces MTPELDEIDLGTVPLGRTGLRTSELQFGTWRFGRVTEAGNVEIDEERAHELLDAYETAGGRYIDTADVYGGGDCERWIGDWLAERDRERYTIASKVYWQIRDGDPNSRGTNRKNVRHRVDALLDRLDTDYIDVLYIHRWDDETPARELMKTLNGLVESGKVHYLGASTLRPNAWKVARANEIARSEGWEPFKVLQPRYNLVDREIEGDYLEFARQRNLAVSPWSPLGQGFLTGKYDRDEDLPEESKAAESSRFQEAYLTEENFDVHDELDAVADEVDASPAQTALAWLAHRDGVTAPIVGARTVDQLRENLAAAAIDLSDEQVDRLTAAKPGPYDEL
- the hisH gene encoding imidazole glycerol phosphate synthase subunit HisH; this translates as MSTFEPPAETLADVVLVDYGLGNLRSATRGLERAGASVEITDDPEAFAAADGVVLPGVGAFREGMENAGPLREALTDHAEAGRPLFGICLGMQMLLTSSEEADHEGEGEVTGLDLVPGTNVRFEVDRKVPHMGWNELAVARDHPLVDGVDGEYAYFVHSYYAEPDDPDAVVATADYGVDFPAVVANEAGNVFGTQFHPEKSGETGLRILRNFVEYCAER
- the phnE gene encoding phosphonate ABC transporter, permease protein PhnE yields the protein MSHDDAVTRRYEAIALARRVKALVFGVGLLLLAGVFYYALTSVGFFEANLPNYFPNFLNALRDFFPFLASSFPFIDPSGFVDYWTFIQERNLIWGGLGGDTPLLGEAGITLAMGFAGTVMGFPLALLFGILGSGRVTPFPFNFIFRGLMSSIRAIPALVWGLIYIPLGGIGPVTATLAIATDTVGNLGRLFTDELEEIEDGPIEAMETTGANRPQTITFGMLSQVTTPFIAWTLYIFEINVRIAVSLGIIGGGGLGQVLSVQQGLFAFTNMMATILVILVLIISVEIFSQRIRSTLREGDEAQGIVALLLGFPQRMAEAALK